A window of the Acidithiobacillus thiooxidans ATCC 19377 genome harbors these coding sequences:
- a CDS encoding transposase, whose protein sequence is MVFFAAYLETTGLFDTRVEESPLHYTSPNAPQKQDVLGALFLSILAGHRRYAHVTGLRSDGVSPNILGMDKIVSEDALRRALGKIPEAEGTEWMRKHLFKSVVAACQTPWILDIDTTVKPLFGHQEGAEVGYNPHKPGRPSHAYHAYWIGNLRLLLDVEVTAGNTTASNHAQPGLNRVLDALRAEQRPYLVRGDCGFGNDAVIREMESRQQPYLFKLRQSSRVKRLLQRVFTRRDWIDAGQGWEGREDTIQLAGWAQSRRVVILLRLLKENLIATREQRGQLAFAFVDRRQTKVYEYAVLVTDLSEGVLSVAQLYRDRADAENGFDELKNQWGWGVATPPGIWRVADFLRAPWG, encoded by the coding sequence ATGGTGTTTTTTGCCGCCTATCTGGAGACCACGGGTCTGTTTGACACTCGGGTGGAAGAGAGTCCCTTGCACTACACCAGCCCCAATGCCCCACAGAAACAGGACGTGCTGGGGGCCTTGTTCCTCTCTATTCTGGCGGGTCACCGCCGCTATGCCCATGTTACGGGATTACGCAGTGATGGCGTGAGTCCCAATATTCTGGGGATGGACAAGATCGTCAGTGAAGATGCCCTACGCCGGGCGTTAGGCAAAATCCCCGAAGCCGAAGGGACGGAATGGATGCGCAAGCATCTGTTCAAAAGCGTGGTGGCCGCCTGCCAGACCCCCTGGATTCTGGATATCGATACGACCGTCAAGCCCCTGTTCGGGCATCAGGAAGGCGCGGAAGTGGGCTACAATCCGCACAAGCCCGGACGTCCCTCCCATGCCTATCACGCCTACTGGATAGGCAACCTGCGTTTGCTGCTGGATGTAGAAGTGACGGCGGGGAATACCACCGCGTCCAATCATGCCCAGCCCGGCTTGAATCGCGTCCTGGATGCCCTGCGCGCTGAACAGCGTCCCTATCTGGTCCGTGGCGACTGCGGCTTTGGCAATGATGCCGTGATTCGGGAAATGGAGTCCCGGCAGCAACCGTACCTGTTCAAATTGCGCCAGTCCTCGCGTGTGAAGCGCCTGCTACAGCGCGTTTTTACCCGCCGGGACTGGATAGATGCGGGACAAGGCTGGGAAGGCCGTGAGGATACGATCCAATTGGCGGGTTGGGCGCAAAGTCGTCGGGTCGTCATCCTGCTGCGCTTGCTGAAGGAAAACCTGATCGCCACCCGGGAACAGCGCGGTCAACTGGCCTTTGCCTTTGTGGACCGACGCCAGACCAAGGTCTATGAATATGCCGTCTTGGTGACCGATCTCTCCGAAGGCGTTTTGAGTGTCGCACAGCTGTATCGTGACCGGGCAGATGCTGAGAACGGCTTTGACGAACTCAAGAATCAATGGGGATGGGGTGTGGCTACACCACCCGGGATCTGGCGCGTTGCCGACTTTCTGCGCGCGCCGTGGGGCTGA
- a CDS encoding APC family permease, with amino-acid sequence MDTQKPDLVTARTSTPAIPVKGRSIGVVMLTMMTAALFFTLRNMPMMAGTGLQMIFFNIVTVFAFLIPIALVAAELATAWPKNGVFHWIEEAYGTSWGFTAIWLQWTQSIFGIASILAYVAVNLCYAFDPQLATNRWFIFGIILVVYWGATAANMRGTRTSGMISTVCLSSGVLLPSAVLIIMAVFYIIQGNPIYLKLALAADNWLPLVNPEHHLLLFLSFIFGVAGIEVSAGHAREVRNVRRNYPIAVFSAAILGFVVTLLGGLAIAVVVPIAHLNMVSGTIQALQALFSTWHLSFLLPLAAFLVAFGAAGQVSTWILGPIKGMWAASQSGILPASFQEANRHGVPRNLLLLQAIFMSVVALLILVMPVNTAFLLLTSLAVVLYCFMYLLLFTAAIRLRYTHPDVPRPYRVPGGRNWGLWLVAGIGFMTSLACLFIGLIPPGHMAENIYAPSMIGALILMILIPLGWYRYRRQIVPA; translated from the coding sequence GCCCGTACCAGTACTCCCGCTATTCCCGTCAAAGGGCGTTCCATTGGAGTGGTTATGCTTACGATGATGACGGCCGCATTGTTTTTTACGTTACGGAACATGCCAATGATGGCCGGCACTGGTCTGCAAATGATTTTTTTCAATATCGTGACCGTGTTTGCCTTTCTGATTCCCATTGCCCTGGTCGCAGCTGAACTGGCTACTGCCTGGCCCAAAAATGGCGTATTCCACTGGATTGAAGAGGCCTATGGCACTTCCTGGGGATTTACAGCGATCTGGTTGCAATGGACCCAAAGCATATTCGGCATTGCCTCCATTCTGGCCTACGTTGCTGTCAACTTATGCTATGCATTCGATCCGCAGCTGGCCACCAATCGCTGGTTTATTTTTGGGATCATTCTTGTGGTTTACTGGGGAGCTACGGCCGCTAACATGCGTGGGACGCGAACATCCGGAATGATTTCCACAGTCTGCCTCAGCAGTGGCGTCCTCTTACCCAGTGCAGTACTGATCATCATGGCTGTATTCTATATCATTCAAGGAAACCCCATTTATCTTAAGCTTGCACTCGCTGCAGATAACTGGTTGCCATTGGTGAATCCTGAACATCATCTGCTGCTTTTTCTCAGTTTTATTTTCGGAGTAGCCGGTATTGAGGTATCTGCCGGGCATGCCCGGGAAGTCAGAAATGTACGGCGCAACTATCCCATTGCGGTCTTTTCCGCCGCAATTCTGGGCTTTGTCGTAACATTGTTGGGAGGCCTGGCTATCGCAGTAGTCGTACCAATAGCTCATTTAAACATGGTCTCTGGAACTATCCAGGCTTTACAGGCATTGTTTAGCACCTGGCATTTGAGTTTTTTGCTGCCCCTGGCCGCCTTTCTTGTAGCTTTTGGCGCTGCGGGCCAAGTCAGTACCTGGATTTTAGGACCGATTAAAGGGATGTGGGCCGCCTCACAAAGCGGCATTCTGCCTGCCTCTTTCCAGGAAGCCAACCGGCATGGAGTACCGCGTAATCTCCTTTTGTTGCAAGCCATTTTCATGAGCGTGGTAGCCCTGCTCATTCTGGTCATGCCGGTCAATACAGCCTTTCTGCTACTGACCTCTCTGGCCGTTGTACTCTATTGCTTCATGTATTTGTTACTTTTTACGGCTGCTATCCGATTGCGTTACACGCATCCAGATGTGCCGCGACCCTATCGCGTTCCGGGTGGCCGCAACTGGGGGCTCTGGCTGGTTGCCGGAATTGGCTTTATGACTTCACTCGCCTGTCTGTTTATCGGCCTGATCCCTCCGGGACATATGGCAGAGAACATTTATGCTCCCTCCATGATAGGTGCTTTAATTCTCATGATTCTTATCCCGTTGGGTTGGTATCGCTATCGAAGGCAAATTGTGCCAGCTTAA
- a CDS encoding MFS transporter → MPIYLQDYMGHEAQTAGLVMAPQGIGSWVSMWMAGRLLNRGANPRWMILAGIGLGATGTWLSLSYNLQVSPFWIIWPGVIRGLGLGLVSIPLFTLAFATLSKEQTPEGSGIFNLMRNLGGSMGIAIISTIMTEEAQEAWNQMGGHINPFSAALPRYMRDAGLHQGTLAWQVLGQTLAQHAAMRGILDAFTFLFWSFIAIILIVLLMRNKA, encoded by the coding sequence ATGCCCATCTACCTGCAAGATTATATGGGCCATGAAGCGCAGACCGCAGGGCTGGTCATGGCCCCGCAAGGGATAGGCTCCTGGGTTTCCATGTGGATGGCAGGCAGACTGCTTAATCGCGGGGCCAACCCGCGCTGGATGATTCTGGCGGGAATCGGTCTGGGGGCCACGGGCACTTGGTTGAGTCTCTCCTACAACCTGCAGGTGAGCCCTTTCTGGATAATCTGGCCTGGGGTTATCCGTGGTCTCGGCCTGGGCCTGGTATCCATTCCTCTATTCACACTGGCTTTTGCAACCCTGAGCAAAGAACAGACACCCGAAGGATCGGGGATATTCAATCTGATGCGTAATCTGGGGGGCTCTATGGGTATTGCTATCATCTCCACCATCATGACGGAAGAAGCCCAGGAGGCCTGGAATCAGATGGGTGGACATATCAATCCGTTCAGCGCGGCACTACCCCGCTATATGCGTGATGCGGGATTACATCAGGGAACGCTGGCTTGGCAGGTACTGGGACAAACTCTGGCGCAACACGCAGCAATGCGAGGGATACTGGATGCATTCACGTTCCTCTTCTGGAGTTTCATAGCGATCATATTGATTGTGTTACTCATGAGAAACAAAGCATGA
- a CDS encoding bifunctional diguanylate cyclase/phosphodiesterase, which yields MLPWLLRAWLLFVVIVVLAGEGLAYETWQDVCQEYSTNLRVLAAAVADGTHLFLKGTQSSLAMLGQDTGTGADGTPLAIHEKLQDYLVLNPDFNSVGVRTAGDGVVAAGMDKGLLRTLLSLPASPDARSRITDQQRQLIQRCRQASDLCVGPPLAVRNPEHPQHPHWVVPLFLGAQGIPYRHSVVTNMVALLPLQHGQFPFWHNLQLPALSSVFLLRRDGFLESLYPLPTQSPFGTRQNGIAVQSIRAHPQARSASFYGLATAFNQWRLGAWNQVRGYPLVAGVGLPRSFLLAAWWNRMTGPLAAMLALLLLSTFGYWTFRRIGEDRQRERSAHDLRLWEAKERAEVTLHSIGDGVITTDTQGRVTDINPVAESMLGSARSDLLGKPLETVFHIAHEGDHLPVENPIRRVLQEGRIVGLANHTVLLRADGQEIAIEDSAAPIHGRDGQVLGAVLVFHDVTERRRLTEHLAYQAHHDDLTGLPNRKWFLEQLRQATETQPLPGDLLLVGILDLDGFKQVNDRWGHDQGDQLLCTVAQRVRETLRPEDSVSRLGGDEFGLLLPHMHDLEDAQHLAHRLIQALNQPIEMDTQVANVSASIGWTILPGDTGDAPQILRHADLALYAAKARGRNQYCFYEKTLDVEQEQLMEMLAMTQEALEAQNLVMYYQPVVTRPAPSASPEQGVIGFEALIRLQHPQRGLLTPAVFAEALDHPRLARRIGCFVLDAVLSQGEQWHQAGLPLRLSLNISARHLLDPEFLNDLQCALAAHPGIAPAYCEIEVTESAPMLDFQKAQETLQHCNALGLRIALDDFGTGNASLSYLQKLPAQTIKIDQSFVLDMLNDPRDFAIVAGVVKTARMLGLEVIAEGVETVGHLQLLEALDCPALQGYLFAKPMPAEAVPAWVKAFNIINYIGNSAAPRNHLMGITDTGLLGAHQIRVQESIQYLQGKGCLPERILGRDDAEHCHLALWLNQLPDRAALPVDVDQLHHRLHQLLRDHVGPPGSPQARQLAQELLETNAQLIDVLHRFLGHPHVR from the coding sequence ATGCTACCCTGGTTATTGCGTGCCTGGCTTTTGTTTGTGGTCATTGTGGTGCTGGCTGGAGAAGGCCTGGCTTATGAAACATGGCAGGATGTTTGTCAGGAATACAGCACCAACTTGCGGGTGCTGGCAGCCGCTGTGGCGGATGGCACGCATTTATTTCTCAAGGGGACCCAGTCTTCATTGGCCATGCTGGGTCAGGACACGGGCACAGGAGCCGATGGCACGCCTCTGGCGATTCACGAAAAATTGCAGGACTACCTGGTCCTCAATCCCGATTTCAACAGTGTCGGTGTGCGTACGGCAGGTGACGGAGTGGTGGCTGCCGGGATGGACAAGGGACTGCTGCGGACCTTGCTTTCACTTCCGGCATCGCCGGATGCCCGATCCCGGATTACGGACCAGCAGCGGCAACTGATCCAGCGTTGTAGACAGGCTTCCGACCTTTGCGTCGGTCCTCCTTTGGCGGTGCGTAATCCGGAACACCCCCAACATCCACACTGGGTGGTACCGCTTTTCCTGGGGGCACAAGGGATCCCCTACCGACATTCCGTAGTGACCAACATGGTGGCCCTGCTGCCCTTGCAGCACGGCCAATTCCCTTTTTGGCACAATCTGCAGCTTCCTGCCTTGAGTTCGGTCTTTCTGCTGCGCCGGGATGGCTTTCTGGAAAGCCTCTATCCGCTGCCCACACAAAGCCCCTTTGGTACACGCCAAAACGGCATTGCCGTCCAGTCCATCCGGGCGCACCCCCAGGCCCGCTCTGCCAGCTTTTATGGCCTGGCTACGGCGTTCAATCAATGGCGTCTCGGGGCCTGGAACCAGGTGCGAGGCTATCCGCTGGTAGCCGGTGTGGGGCTGCCACGTTCCTTTCTGCTGGCCGCCTGGTGGAATCGGATGACCGGACCTTTGGCGGCCATGCTGGCTCTGCTGCTGCTTTCTACCTTCGGCTATTGGACCTTTCGCCGCATCGGCGAAGACCGGCAGCGTGAAAGATCGGCCCATGATCTGAGGTTGTGGGAGGCCAAGGAGCGGGCGGAAGTCACCCTCCATTCCATTGGTGACGGGGTGATAACGACCGACACCCAAGGTCGGGTCACAGATATCAATCCCGTAGCTGAATCCATGCTGGGTTCTGCACGCTCAGACCTTCTGGGGAAACCGCTCGAAACGGTTTTCCACATTGCCCATGAGGGGGATCACCTTCCGGTAGAAAACCCCATCCGCAGAGTCTTGCAGGAAGGCCGGATCGTGGGGCTGGCCAACCATACGGTTCTCCTGCGCGCGGATGGTCAGGAGATCGCCATTGAAGATTCTGCAGCACCGATTCACGGACGGGATGGTCAGGTGTTGGGCGCCGTACTGGTCTTTCATGATGTCACGGAACGGCGTCGTTTGACCGAGCACCTGGCTTATCAGGCGCATCACGATGATTTGACCGGCTTGCCCAACCGCAAGTGGTTTCTGGAGCAGCTCCGCCAGGCCACAGAGACGCAGCCCCTGCCGGGAGACCTCCTCCTGGTTGGCATTCTCGATCTGGATGGATTCAAACAGGTCAATGATCGCTGGGGACACGACCAAGGGGATCAACTGCTTTGTACGGTAGCACAACGGGTCCGTGAAACGCTGCGGCCTGAAGATAGCGTCAGCCGCCTGGGCGGGGATGAGTTCGGGCTGCTGCTGCCCCATATGCACGATCTGGAAGACGCCCAGCATCTCGCCCACCGGCTGATCCAGGCGTTGAACCAGCCTATTGAGATGGACACGCAGGTGGCGAACGTCTCAGCCAGTATCGGATGGACGATTCTCCCCGGGGATACGGGTGATGCCCCGCAGATATTGCGGCATGCGGATCTCGCGCTTTACGCGGCCAAAGCCCGGGGTCGCAATCAGTATTGTTTTTATGAAAAAACCCTGGATGTTGAACAAGAACAGCTGATGGAGATGTTGGCGATGACCCAGGAAGCGCTTGAAGCCCAGAACTTGGTCATGTACTACCAGCCGGTAGTGACCCGGCCTGCCCCTTCTGCGTCACCGGAGCAGGGCGTGATTGGTTTTGAGGCCCTGATCCGCTTGCAGCATCCCCAACGGGGGCTGCTCACGCCCGCTGTGTTCGCCGAAGCGCTGGACCATCCCCGCCTGGCCCGTCGGATTGGCTGCTTTGTATTGGATGCGGTCCTGTCCCAGGGAGAACAGTGGCACCAGGCCGGGCTTCCCTTACGCCTGTCGCTGAATATCAGCGCCCGGCATCTGCTGGATCCCGAGTTTCTGAATGACTTGCAGTGCGCTCTGGCTGCACATCCCGGGATAGCCCCGGCGTATTGCGAAATTGAAGTCACCGAAAGTGCCCCCATGCTGGATTTTCAGAAGGCTCAGGAAACACTCCAGCACTGTAATGCCCTGGGTCTACGCATCGCCCTGGATGATTTCGGAACGGGGAATGCCTCCTTGAGCTATCTGCAGAAACTGCCTGCCCAGACCATCAAGATTGACCAGAGTTTTGTCCTGGACATGCTCAATGATCCTCGTGACTTTGCCATTGTTGCTGGCGTCGTAAAGACCGCCCGCATGCTGGGTCTGGAGGTCATTGCCGAAGGCGTGGAAACCGTCGGGCATTTACAGTTGCTGGAGGCTCTGGACTGCCCGGCCCTGCAGGGCTATCTGTTTGCCAAACCGATGCCCGCAGAGGCCGTGCCAGCCTGGGTAAAGGCGTTTAACATAATAAATTACATCGGTAATTCTGCTGCACCACGCAATCACCTCATGGGTATCACGGATACAGGGCTGTTGGGCGCGCACCAGATACGCGTACAAGAATCCATTCAGTACCTCCAGGGGAAGGGCTGTCTGCCGGAGCGGATCTTGGGTCGTGATGATGCAGAACATTGTCATCTGGCCCTGTGGTTGAACCAGCTGCCCGACCGCGCCGCTTTGCCGGTCGACGTGGATCAGCTCCATCACCGCCTGCACCAACTGCTAAGAGATCATGTCGGTCCACCGGGCAGTCCGCAAGCGCGGCAATTAGCTCAGGAGCTGCTGGAAACCAATGCCCAGCTGATAGATGTGTTACACCGCTTTCTGGGGCATCCCCATGTTCGGTAG
- a CDS encoding alpha/beta hydrolase, translating to MPSSLSSQTISFCTTDSVKLEADIYPAQNPWCVLAHGKAYDKNAWKPLAMDMQQWGWTVLAPNFRGYGLSERGDNASYDQDILASITYARRERANPIVLLGASMGGIAVIAALAETEKPVDAVIWLSPAGGEEYLPLLANKAAHGLLLFSENEAYAAPAREIASHPPFPISTRSWPGSLHAHQLLNDPDSGPEVRTVIQDFLASLYNPMRHA from the coding sequence ATGCCATCCTCTCTTTCTTCACAAACCATTTCTTTCTGCACGACCGATAGCGTAAAACTGGAGGCAGATATTTATCCTGCGCAGAATCCCTGGTGTGTGCTGGCCCATGGTAAAGCCTACGATAAAAATGCCTGGAAACCCTTGGCTATGGATATGCAACAGTGGGGATGGACCGTGCTGGCCCCGAATTTCAGAGGATATGGTCTGTCGGAACGGGGAGATAATGCCAGTTATGATCAGGATATCTTGGCCAGCATAACCTATGCACGCAGAGAACGCGCCAATCCAATCGTTCTTTTGGGCGCTTCCATGGGCGGGATCGCCGTTATCGCCGCGCTTGCAGAAACGGAGAAACCCGTGGATGCCGTCATATGGCTATCCCCTGCGGGAGGGGAGGAATATTTGCCACTTCTGGCCAACAAGGCGGCTCATGGCCTGTTGCTTTTCAGTGAAAATGAGGCTTATGCGGCCCCTGCCCGAGAAATCGCGAGTCACCCCCCTTTTCCTATTTCTACGCGTAGCTGGCCCGGCAGCCTGCATGCACACCAACTGTTGAATGATCCCGATTCCGGGCCTGAAGTAAGGACAGTCATTCAGGACTTTTTGGCCAGCCTCTACAATCCAATGCGTCACGCTTAG